The following coding sequences lie in one Helianthus annuus cultivar XRQ/B unplaced genomic scaffold, HanXRQr2.0-SUNRISE HanXRQChr00c107, whole genome shotgun sequence genomic window:
- the LOC110937884 gene encoding uncharacterized protein LOC110937884: MRHPVDGSAWQDFDKKYPNFAMEPQNVRLGLAADGFNPFNNVSGSSTHSTWPVILTTYNLPPWLCMRESTFMLTLLIPGPKSPGKDMDVFLRPLVDELKQLWQTGVRTKDVATNTYFTMKAALLWTINDFPARSSLSGWSGQGYMACPTCNQDTPSIRVTGKCAYVGHRRFLDANHPWRTSLDFNGRPETRDPPRQFSPADIEAQLGRLINRLPGKHPDFGGRRITRSDFELNWSKRSIFFDLEYWSSLQLKHNLDVMHIEKNVCDSLLGTLLMNDKSKDTPNARSDLEKLNIRPSQWLKQSGDGFGSNISKRVTNNNANITGLKSHDCHILMQRLIPIGVRGLLTKDTSTPIVDLCMFFKQLCSRTLSVDDMKKAKDDIVTILCKLEMIYPPAFFDIMVHLLVHLPDEAIAGGPVAFRWMYPFERYMKKLKNYVKNPARPEGCIAECYVFEEALTFCSMYLKDVQTKFNRPDRNDDVVVEKESYGCLSQNVVMLAQERRNIYHSSKKARWNGLSSKAAQKLGST; this comes from the exons ATGCGTCATCCAGTTGATGGATCTGCATGGCAAGACTTTGATAAAAAGTACCCAAACTTCGCGATGGAGCCACAAAATGTTCGCTTAGGGCTTGCAGCTGACGGTTTTAATCCCTTTAACAACGTTAGTGGATCCTCGACTCATAGCACGTGGCCGGTTATACTCACCACATATAATCTGCCTCCCTGGCTATGCATGCGAGAGTCCACATTCATGTTGACCTTGTTGATTCCTGGCCCTAAATCACCGGGGAAAGACATGGACGTTTTCCTTAGACCGTTAGTGGATGAGCTTAAGCAATTGTGGCAGACAGGTGTACGTACTAAAGACGTAGCAACAAACACATACTTCACAATGAAGGCGGCGTTGTTATGGACCATAAATGACTTTCCAGCCCGTAGTAGCCTATCAGGTTGGAGCGGACAAGGCTACATGGCATGCCCAACTTGTAACCAAGACACTCCTTCAATACGTGTAACTGGTAAATGTGCTTATGTTGGCCATCGCCGGTTCTTAGATGCCAACCATCCTTGGAGAACAAGTCTCGACTTTAACGGGAGACCCGAGACACGAGACCCTCCGAGACAGTTTAGCCCAGCTGACATAGAAGCTCAACTAGGTCGTTTAATTAATCGTCTACCAGGCAAGCATCCAGATTTTGGAGGTAGGAGGATAACCCGGTCAGATTTCGAGTTGAACTGGTCCAAAAGAAGCATATTTTTTGACCTTGAGTATTGGTCTTCTCTGCAGCTGAAACATAACTTAGATGTAATGCATATAGAGAAAAATGTGTGCGACAGCTTGCTCGGTACTCTTCTGATGAACGATAAGAGCAAAGACACGCCAAATGCGCGGTCTGACTTGGAAAAACTAAACATTCGGCCGTCACAATGGCTGAAACAATCGGGTG ATGGGTTTGGATCTAATATCAGTAAGAGGGTGACAAATAACAATGCTAACATTACCGGGTTGAAATCTCATgactgtcatatcctcatgcaaCGTTTGATACCGATTGGGGTTAGAGGGCTTTTGACTAAAGATACATCTACACCAATAGTAGACCTTTGTATGTTCTTTAAGCAACTTTGCTCTAGAACACTATCGGTGGATGATATGAAGAAAGCAAAGGATGACATTGTTACCATCTTATGCAAGTTAGAGATGATCTATCCACCTGCGTTTTTTGACATTATGGTTCATTTACTTGTGCATTTACCTGATGAAGCGATTGCGGGAGGTCCAGTAGCTTTTAGATGGATGTATCCATTTGAAAGGTACATGAAAAAACTAAAGAACTATGTTAAAAACCCGGCAAGGCCTGAAGGTTGTATAGCTGAATGTTATGTGTTTGAAGAAGCTCTAACATTTTGTTCAATGTACCTTAAAGATGTTCAGACTAAGTTCAATCGCCCAGATAGAAACGATGATGTCGTTGTTGAAAAAGAAAGTTATGGGTGTTTGAGTCAAAATGTCGTTATGTTGGCGCAAGAAAGGAGAAATATCTATCATTCATCGAAAAAAGCAAGATGGAATGGTTTGTCCTCGAAAGCTGCGCAGAAGTTAGGGAGTACATGA